The following nucleotide sequence is from Streptomyces sp. NBC_00239.
CGGGCGCGGCCAGCCGGTAGGGGCGGGAGAGCAGTGTGCCCGGACCGAGCAGGGCGCGCAGCCGCGACAGTTCGGCGCGCAGCGTCACCGGCGACACCGACTCGTCCTCGTACAGTCCGATCAGCAGTTCGTCGCCGGACAGCCCGCCCGGGTGTCGGGTGAGCAGGACCAGGATCTCGCTGTGCCGGCGGCCGAGCTGGATCCTGCGGCCGCCGGATACGAACACGGCCTCCTCACGCCCCAGGGCGAACAGCCCGTCCGCGGCGGGCGGATCCGGTTCCAGCAGCGCGAGTTGCGACTCGGCCGCACGCGCCACCGCCTGGACGAACGCCAGCGAATGCGGATGGGCCAGCCCGGCGCCGCCGGTGACGTCGACCGCGCCCAGCAGCCGTCCGGTCCGCGGATGGTGCACGGGAGCGGCCGCGCACGTCCACGAGTGCACCCGCCTGCTGAAGTGCTCGGCGCCGAACACCTGGACGGGCCGGTCCTCGGCGACCGCCGTGCCGGGCGCGTTCGTCCCCATCACCGACTCCGCCCAGCAGGCGCCGGGCACGAACCCCAGGCCGTCGGCCCGGCGCCGGGTCTGCGCGTGCCCCTCCACCCACAGCAGCCGGCCCTGCGCGTCGCACACGGCGAGGAGGTGCTCGCCGTCGGCCGCGAACGCACCGACCAGCTCGCGGAACAGCGGCATCACCGGGGCCAGCGGATGACGTTCCCGGTACGCCCTGAGCTCGCGCTCCGGGAGGTCCACGCCGGCGCTGCTGTCGGGGCTGACCCGGGCCCGCGCGCAGCGCCGCCACGAGGCGGCCACCACCGGGCGCACCGGCGCCTCCACCCGGCCGTCGGCCGTGAACACCCGGTGCGCGCGGCGCAGTTGCAGCTGGCGTTCGGCGGGGTCGGTGCCGGGCGGCAGGGCGACCCACGGATCACCACCCGCGCCCGGGAACACGGCCCCGGCCGCGGCCCTGGCCCCGGCACGCAGGCCCGGTCCGCGCGGTCCGCCCGCTCGGTCCGCATCGGCTCGGCCCGGTCCGCCCGCTCGGCCTGCACCGGGTCGGCCCGTTCCACCGGCTCGGTCCCCATCGGCCCGGTCCGTTCCACGGGCTCGGTCCGCTTCGGCCCGGGCCGTTCCACCGGCTCGGTCCGCTTCGGCTGGTTCGGCCGCCCGGCTTCCTTCGCCCGCCCTGCGGCCTCTGCCCGCCCCGCGTTCATCGCCTTGCCCGTTCGCTCCGCCCGACCTGGTGGATCCGACCAACTCGTCCTCCCCGGACTCGCCTTGGCGCGCACCCATCGTCGTCCCGGGCGTCAGGGCCGACAAGCGTGCCGTCGGCCAGCGCGCGAAGGGGGAAGGATCCGGCGCGGCTGGTTCCCGTCCGCCGCTGCGCCCGCTGCCCCGCCCGCCGACCGCTACCAGGGTTCCTCGGACTCGCCGGTGTCGAGGGCGGACAGGGCCGCCGCCGGATCGGTCTCGCTCGGACCGGCCGCCTCCCAATGCGCGCCGTCCCGGCGGTACGGCCACCAGCGCCCGTCCCGCCCCAGCCGGAGCTGAGCGGCACCGCCCGCCAACGTCCACCGGTTCCCGTCCGCTTCGAGAACCGGGCGCCCGCCGCTCCCGCCACTCCCACCACTCGCGCCAGTCCCGCCACTTCCGGCGTAGGCCTCCGTACCGACTCCGTCGCCACGGTTCCCGCCCGAATCCGTGCCGTCCGAATCCATGCCGTCCGTGCCGCCGGAATCCGCGCCGTCCATGCCGTCGGAATCCATGCCGTCCGTGCCTTCGTCCCATGCCGTGTCCAGTGCGGCCCGCGCCCGGGCCGCGGCCTCGCCGGTGGGCTGCCACGCCTCCTCCAGTACGGCCACCGCGGCCGGGCCCCCGTACCGCCAGGCGCGTACCGCCCGGCCCAGACCGGCCCGGTCGCGCCCGCTCGCGGCGGCCAGCCGGGACAGCACCCGCACATCGGCCGCCACGGCGGCCAGCCGCATCAGGTCGGCGTGGAGGGCCTGATCGCGCTCCTCGTCCCGGTACCGGTCCCGCGGTCGCTCCCCTTCCCGCTCTCCCTCCCGGTCCCGGCCGGAGTCGAACTCCAGCTCCCGGTCCCGGCCGGAGTCGAACCCCAGCTCCCGGTCCCGGTCCCGGTACGGGCTCGGGAGCGGCGCCGCCCCGGACCGCGGAGGCGGCTGTTCCGCGTGGCCCGGTGCCAGGGCCCGGGCGAGCAGCCGGTGGGCCTCCACGGCCGCCGCCTCCGCGAGGAACTCCACCGCGCCCGGGTCGAGGCCGTCGCCCGGCTCGGTCTCCGTGTCGAGCAGCGGCGGCTGCCCCGGACCGTCGGGCAGCGCCGGGGGAGGCGGCAGCGGCGGCAGCATCTCCCGGGCGCCGAAGGCCTCCGCCGCATCCACCCCCGCGGCGTCCGCACGCGGCCCGCTCGCCCCAGCGCCGCTCGCACGTACCCCGTCCACCCCCGACCCGCTCGCGCAAGTCCCGTTCGCGCAAGACCCGCCCGAGCGGCACCCCTCCGCACAAGACGCGGCCGCGCCCGCCCCGTCCGCGCCCGCCGTATCGGAGCCGCCCGAGCCTCCGCCGGCCCGCCGTGCGGCCGCGCCCGATGCCGCGTTCCGGTCCTGGAGTTCGTCCAGCACCTCGCGTTCCCCGAGCCCGCGCAGCAGGAGCAGCAGCATCGGGTCCTGGTCCAGGAGGCGTGCCAGCTGGTAGCACAGGGCTGCCGTGTGCGCGCAGTGGTCCCACTCCCCGCAGTCGCACCGGGGGTCCAGATCGCCCATGCCGGGCAGCAGTTCGATCCCGGCCGCCGCCGCGTCCTCCGCCAGTACCGGCGGCATCTCCCGGTCGAGCAGCGCGGCGATGTGCCCCGACTCGGCGGCCGCGAGGTCCAGGAACCGGTTCCACTCGGCCCTCGCGAAACGCTGCACCAGCACGTCCGTGCGGTGCGCGGTGCCGTCCGTGTCGCTCACGACCGCCGTCAGCCGGCCCGGCCGCACCGACACCGCGCCGACCACGCCGGCGCGCGCGTACCGGCGGCCCTTCCGCAGTTGCTCGCCGTCGAGCGCGCTGTCCTCCAGCGCCCGCAGCCACGCCCGGCCCCACCACGTCAGCGCGAATCCGCGCCCGCGGGCGGGCGGCAGCGCCGCGAACGTCCGCACCTGTTCCGCCCCGCCACGCCGACTCCCGCGCCCGGCCTCGTGCCGCTCCCCGCGCTCGCCCGCGTCCCGGGCCCCGTCCTCAGCCTGGTCTTCGGCGTCGTACCCACCGCTCACCGGGTGCCTCCCCGCAGTTCCACGAGCTCAGCCAGCTCGGCATCGGTCAGTTCCGTCAGCGCGCTGTCGCCGCCGGAGAGCACCGACTCGGCCAGCGCCCGCTTGCGCTCCAGCAGCCGGGCGATCCGGTCCTCGACGGTGCCCTCGGCGATCAGCCGGTGCACCTGTACCGGCTGGGTCTGGCCGATCCGGTACGCGCGGTCGGTGGCCTGGTCCTCGACGGCCGGATTCCACCAGCGGTCGAAGTGCACGACGTGTCCGGCCCGGGTGAGGTTCAGCCCGGTGCCCGCGGCCTTCAGGGACAGCAGGAACACCGGCACCTCGCCGGCCTGGAAAAGGTCCACCAGCTCCTGACGGCGGGCCAGCGGGGTCGCCCCGTGCAGCAGCCGGCTGCCGATGCCCCGCGCCGCGAGGTGCCGCTCCACCAGGCGGGCCATGGCCACGTACTGCGTGAAGACGAGCACCGCGCCGCCCTCGGCGAGGATGGTGTCCAGCAGCTCGTCGAACAGTTCCAGTTTCCCCGAACGGCCGGGCAGCCGCGGCTGCTCCTCCTTCAGGTACTGGGCCGGATGGTTGCAGATCTGCTTCAGCGAGGTCAGCAGCTTCACCACCAGCCCGCGCCGCTCGAAGCCGTCCGCCCCCGCGATCTCGGCGAGCGTCTCCCGCACCACCGCCTCGTACAGCACCACCTGCTCCGCCGTCAGCGAGACCGGATGGTCTGTTTCCGTCTTCGCGGGCAGCTCGGGTGCGATCCCCGGGTCGGACTTGCGCCGGCGCAGCAGGAACGGCCGTACCAGCGCGGCCAGGCGCGCCGCGGCCTGCGGATCCGTACCGCCCTCGACGGCCCGCGCGTACCGGGCGCGGAAGGCGCTCGGCCGGCCGAGCAGACCGGGCGTCGTCCAGTCCAGGATGGCCCACAGCTCGGAGAGGCTGTTCTCCACCGGGGTGCCGGTCAGCGCCACCCTGGCCCGGGAACCGATGGTCCGCAGCGCCCGCGCCGTCCCCGAACGCGGGTTCTTCACGTGCTGCGCCTCGTCGGCCACCACCAGGCCCCACGGGACGCCGGCGAGGCGCGCGGCGTCCAGCCGCATCGTGCCGTACGTCGTGAGCACGAACGCCCCCGCATCCGGCTCGGGCAGCCGGCGCCCGGCACCGTGGAAGCGGTGCACGGGCGTGCCGGGCGCGAACTTCTCGATCTCCCGCTGCCAGTTGCCCATCAGCGAGGCCGGGCACACCACCAGGGTCGGCCCCGCGGTCGCAGGGTCCTGCCGGCGGTGCAGGTGCAGCGCGATCAGGGTGACCGTCTTGCCGAG
It contains:
- a CDS encoding GAF domain-containing protein, with protein sequence MFPGAGGDPWVALPPGTDPAERQLQLRRAHRVFTADGRVEAPVRPVVAASWRRCARARVSPDSSAGVDLPERELRAYRERHPLAPVMPLFRELVGAFAADGEHLLAVCDAQGRLLWVEGHAQTRRRADGLGFVPGACWAESVMGTNAPGTAVAEDRPVQVFGAEHFSRRVHSWTCAAAPVHHPRTGRLLGAVDVTGGAGLAHPHSLAFVQAVARAAESQLALLEPDPPAADGLFALGREEAVFVSGGRRIQLGRRHSEILVLLTRHPGGLSGDELLIGLYEDESVSPVTLRAELSRLRALLGPGTLLSRPYRLAAPVEADFAAVGRHVALGAASAALAGYPGPLLPSSSAPEIVRLRTRLADQLRAALIARGDPGLLTDWAYSPWGEDDLEVWRALAALLPREGRAAALARAHSLDAELRG
- a CDS encoding SWF or SNF family helicase, producing MSGGYDAEDQAEDGARDAGERGERHEAGRGSRRGGAEQVRTFAALPPARGRGFALTWWGRAWLRALEDSALDGEQLRKGRRYARAGVVGAVSVRPGRLTAVVSDTDGTAHRTDVLVQRFARAEWNRFLDLAAAESGHIAALLDREMPPVLAEDAAAAGIELLPGMGDLDPRCDCGEWDHCAHTAALCYQLARLLDQDPMLLLLLRGLGEREVLDELQDRNAASGAAARRAGGGSGGSDTAGADGAGAAASCAEGCRSGGSCANGTCASGSGVDGVRASGAGASGPRADAAGVDAAEAFGAREMLPPLPPPPALPDGPGQPPLLDTETEPGDGLDPGAVEFLAEAAAVEAHRLLARALAPGHAEQPPPRSGAAPLPSPYRDRDRELGFDSGRDRELEFDSGRDREGEREGERPRDRYRDEERDQALHADLMRLAAVAADVRVLSRLAAASGRDRAGLGRAVRAWRYGGPAAVAVLEEAWQPTGEAAARARAALDTAWDEGTDGMDSDGMDGADSGGTDGMDSDGTDSGGNRGDGVGTEAYAGSGGTGASGGSGGSGGRPVLEADGNRWTLAGGAAQLRLGRDGRWWPYRRDGAHWEAAGPSETDPAAALSALDTGESEEPW